One stretch of Thalassovita sp. DNA includes these proteins:
- a CDS encoding oxidoreductase — protein MASLAALTLMGPAAPLWAGSADPTPETIVMTVTYEDGSGRDMRELTLGEVMELPVAGFETSTVWTEGVQRFDGVWLEDLIAHLGLSEGTLELSALNEYLVEFKADEIPGSKALVAYRHNGNLMSAREKGPLWIVYPYDEGPEFQTELTFMSSIWQLDRIVALP, from the coding sequence ATGGCTTCTTTGGCTGCGTTGACGCTGATGGGACCTGCTGCACCGCTTTGGGCGGGCTCGGCCGATCCGACACCTGAAACCATTGTCATGACGGTCACCTATGAGGATGGCAGCGGCCGCGATATGCGGGAGCTGACCCTGGGCGAGGTGATGGAATTGCCGGTGGCGGGATTTGAAACCTCGACCGTCTGGACCGAAGGGGTTCAGCGCTTTGACGGTGTGTGGCTGGAAGACCTGATTGCCCATCTGGGCCTCAGCGAAGGCACGCTGGAGCTTTCGGCGCTGAACGAATACCTGGTGGAATTTAAGGCGGATGAGATCCCGGGCAGCAAGGCGTTGGTCGCCTATCGCCACAATGGAAATCTGATGTCGGCGCGGGAAAAAGGCCCGCTTTGGATCGTTTACCCCTATGACGAGGGGCCGGAGTTTCAGACAGAATTGACATTCATGTCAAGTATTTGGCAGTTGGACCGGATTGTCGCGCTGCCTTAA
- a CDS encoding response regulator transcription factor, giving the protein MTRILIADDHDLVRETLAAYLRDMGDLHVDQASNFQEAMAMIEKTGSYELVMLDYTMPGMKLPEGLLKAMETNEELPVAIISGTASPDVARRALSAGASGFLPKTIAPETLISAVQHLLKGGIYTPQHFLDSAPGNTADIHLTPREMDVLRGICEGKANKEIARDLDVQEVTVKLHVKTLSRKLQARNRTHAAMIARDKDLV; this is encoded by the coding sequence ATGACCAGAATTTTGATTGCTGACGACCACGATCTGGTGCGCGAAACCCTCGCAGCCTATCTGCGGGACATGGGGGATCTTCATGTCGATCAGGCGTCCAATTTCCAAGAAGCCATGGCGATGATCGAAAAAACCGGCAGTTATGAACTGGTCATGCTGGATTACACGATGCCGGGCATGAAACTGCCTGAGGGCCTGCTGAAAGCGATGGAAACCAACGAAGAGCTGCCCGTTGCCATTATTTCAGGCACCGCGTCGCCCGATGTGGCCCGCCGGGCGCTTTCCGCCGGGGCCTCGGGCTTCCTGCCCAAGACCATTGCGCCGGAAACGCTGATTTCTGCCGTGCAGCACCTGCTTAAGGGCGGGATTTACACGCCGCAGCATTTCCTGGATTCCGCACCGGGCAACACCGCAGATATTCACCTGACCCCACGGGAAATGGACGTGTTGCGCGGCATTTGTGAGGGCAAGGCCAACAAAGAGATTGCCCGCGACCTCGACGTGCAAGAGGTGACCGTCAAACTGCATGTCAAAACGCTCAGCCGCAAACTGCAGGCGCGCAACCGCACCCATGCCGCCATGATTGCCCGCGACAAGGATCTGGTCTGA
- a CDS encoding helix-turn-helix transcriptional regulator yields the protein MPLPAGYRDRQLSPRLTRSVEASWTHRATATGTSLVLPDGRCDIILRYNRLNPTPPHLVLTGPATRAFAVPEQPGDCWIGLRLRPSYSHLIWGDRLAEMQDRSLRQSDALALLPEVSLPAGPTSPRQLARLLQQSLSPRLSVAQAPDVTEVLDLIHHSGGRLPVPRLADHLSLSPRQLQRRFAQTVGLSPKIYAQLVQFHRALRLIRDAHLPLSAAGFEAGYSDQSHMTRAFKRFGGFTPAHVPPNLTLPQLHVAISLIDV from the coding sequence ATGCCCCTGCCCGCCGGTTACCGCGACCGCCAGCTGTCGCCGCGCCTGACCCGCTCGGTTGAGGCGTCCTGGACCCATCGCGCCACCGCAACAGGCACCTCGCTGGTGCTACCGGATGGCCGCTGTGACATTATCCTGCGTTACAACCGACTGAACCCCACGCCGCCGCATCTGGTGCTGACCGGCCCGGCCACCCGCGCCTTTGCGGTGCCGGAACAGCCCGGTGACTGCTGGATTGGCCTGCGCCTGCGCCCCTCTTACAGCCACCTGATCTGGGGCGATCGGCTGGCGGAAATGCAAGACAGATCGCTGCGGCAGTCCGATGCACTGGCACTCCTGCCTGAGGTCTCACTGCCGGCGGGCCCCACATCACCGCGCCAGTTGGCCCGCCTGCTCCAACAATCACTGTCCCCAAGGCTCAGCGTGGCACAGGCACCGGATGTGACTGAGGTGCTGGATCTGATCCACCACAGCGGCGGGCGCCTGCCCGTGCCCCGCCTAGCAGATCACCTGTCGCTCAGCCCACGCCAGCTGCAGCGCCGTTTTGCGCAAACCGTTGGCCTGTCGCCCAAAATCTATGCGCAATTGGTCCAGTTTCACCGCGCCCTGCGGCTGATCCGCGACGCCCACCTGCCGCTCAGCGCCGCGGGTTTTGAGGCAGGGTATAGCGATCAAAGCCATATGACCCGCGCCTTCAAGCGCTTCGGCGGCTTCACCCCGGCCCATGTGCCGCCAAACCTGACGCTGCCCCAATTGCATGTGGCGATTTCGCTGATCGATGTCTGA
- a CDS encoding dihydropteroate synthase yields the protein MTRTIVESPTKTAIIGFDQPFTVIGERINPTGRKILNAELEAGDFSRVQADALAQVAAGATILDINSGAVFSNKMAEDPRYADNNFVEPDLMRQLVEKVQEVTDCPLCIDSSVPGALEAGLAAAKGRPLLNSVTGEEERLELVLPLVKKYNVPVVAISNDDTGISEDPEVRFAVAKKIVERAADFGIPAYDIVVDPLVMPVGAMGSAGLQVFELNKRLRNELGVNTTCGASNISFGLPNRHGINNAFLPMAMATGMTSAIMNPVALPVGPKKLAEKKAEVEAAGIILPADMDDEAFCQMFGLGSTKPRAGKEMEAIRAANFLTNNDEGGAEWIKFNKPAGDAGEGGRGRRGGGRRRRA from the coding sequence ATGACGCGCACCATCGTAGAATCCCCGACCAAGACCGCGATCATTGGTTTCGATCAGCCCTTCACCGTGATTGGGGAACGGATCAATCCCACCGGCCGCAAGATCCTGAATGCGGAACTGGAAGCGGGCGATTTTTCCCGCGTGCAGGCAGATGCCCTGGCGCAGGTGGCCGCTGGAGCCACCATCCTCGACATCAACTCAGGCGCGGTGTTTTCCAACAAGATGGCCGAAGATCCGCGCTACGCCGACAACAACTTTGTTGAACCTGACCTGATGCGCCAGCTGGTCGAAAAGGTGCAGGAAGTCACCGATTGCCCGCTGTGTATCGACAGCTCCGTGCCCGGTGCGCTTGAGGCCGGTCTGGCCGCTGCCAAAGGTCGCCCGCTGCTGAACTCGGTCACTGGTGAAGAGGAACGGCTGGAGCTGGTGCTGCCGCTGGTCAAGAAATACAACGTGCCGGTGGTGGCCATTTCCAACGATGACACGGGGATTTCTGAAGATCCCGAAGTGCGCTTTGCCGTGGCCAAAAAGATCGTCGAACGCGCCGCCGATTTCGGCATTCCGGCCTATGACATCGTGGTCGATCCGCTGGTGATGCCGGTGGGGGCCATGGGGTCCGCTGGTTTGCAGGTGTTTGAGCTGAACAAACGTCTGCGCAATGAACTGGGGGTGAACACCACCTGCGGTGCCTCCAACATCTCCTTCGGGTTGCCGAACCGGCACGGCATCAACAACGCCTTCCTGCCGATGGCGATGGCGACCGGCATGACCTCAGCGATCATGAACCCGGTGGCGTTGCCTGTTGGGCCGAAGAAACTGGCCGAGAAAAAGGCCGAAGTGGAAGCGGCAGGCATCATTCTGCCCGCAGACATGGATGATGAGGCGTTCTGCCAGATGTTCGGTCTTGGCTCGACCAAACCGCGCGCTGGTAAAGAGATGGAGGCGATCCGTGCCGCCAACTTCCTCACCAACAATGATGAGGGTGGCGCTGAATGGATCAAGTTCAACAAACCCGCGGGTGATGCGGGTGAAGGCGGGCGTGGCCGCCGTGGTGGTGGCCGCCGCCGCCGCGCTTGA
- a CDS encoding VOC family protein gives MKLGYTIIYVADVPQTVTFYETAFGLSCRFLHDSQTYAEMETGATALAFAALDAIELNGLAVNPNSAKSLAAAWEICLVTEGVASAYQTALNAGCSPVVPPTEKPWGQTVAYLRDLNGCLVELATPIT, from the coding sequence ATGAAACTAGGATACACCATCATCTACGTCGCCGATGTGCCGCAAACGGTCACATTTTACGAAACCGCCTTTGGCCTGTCCTGCCGCTTCCTGCATGACAGCCAGACCTACGCCGAGATGGAGACCGGCGCCACCGCACTGGCCTTTGCCGCGCTCGATGCCATTGAACTGAACGGCCTTGCCGTCAACCCCAACAGCGCCAAATCCCTCGCTGCCGCTTGGGAAATCTGCCTCGTCACGGAGGGCGTCGCGAGCGCTTACCAGACCGCGCTCAACGCCGGATGCAGCCCCGTTGTGCCCCCAACGGAAAAACCCTGGGGCCAGACGGTCGCTTACCTGCGTGACCTGAACGGCTGCCTTGTCGAACTAGCCACCCCAATCACCTAA